The following proteins come from a genomic window of Achromobacter sp. AONIH1:
- a CDS encoding cysteine hydrolase family protein, with protein MSSSLPAPGAVLLLIDLQQAIDHPSWGQRNNPQAEAQIARLLAHWRGQGWPVWHVRHDSTHPQSHYRPGQPGHAFKPEALPAAGEPVIGKQTNNAFIGTGLEQRLRDAGHDALVVAGVITNNSVEATVRMAGNLGFQTWLVADGCFTFGRKDWNGAPRGADEVHAMSLANLDGEYCMVVTAEALLGRFA; from the coding sequence ATGTCGTCCTCGCTTCCCGCGCCCGGCGCCGTGCTGCTGCTGATCGACCTGCAGCAGGCCATCGATCATCCCAGCTGGGGCCAGCGCAACAATCCCCAGGCCGAGGCGCAGATCGCGCGTCTGCTGGCGCACTGGCGCGGCCAGGGCTGGCCGGTGTGGCATGTGCGCCATGATTCCACGCATCCGCAATCGCACTACCGGCCGGGCCAGCCGGGGCATGCCTTCAAGCCGGAAGCCTTGCCGGCGGCCGGCGAGCCGGTCATCGGCAAGCAGACCAACAACGCCTTTATCGGCACCGGCCTGGAACAGCGGCTGCGCGACGCGGGCCACGACGCCCTGGTCGTCGCCGGCGTCATCACGAACAACTCGGTCGAGGCCACGGTGCGCATGGCGGGCAACCTGGGTTTTCAGACCTGGCTGGTGGCCGACGGCTGTTTCACCTTCGGGCGCAAGGACTGGAACGGCGCGCCACGCGGCGCGGACGAGGTGCATGCCATGTCGCTGGCCAACCTGGACGGCGAATACTGCATGGTGGTCACGGCCGAGGCGCTGCTCGGCCGCTTTGCCTGA
- a CDS encoding PIG-L family deacetylase, whose translation MPATMAWPIRAARALLCALACLLPLAAPAAPPTLAQCHGIKDLAFVAHLDDDLLFMNPDIASNIEAGGCVRLVYLTASDAGEGDGYMLGRERGVRAAYAYMAHQPDEWKEDTAVAGGHTIARFTLKGNPRVQLWHMRLKDPWLGQGWGSLTPLSRVESEPGQSADTLGPHAERYTRPDLVDTLADLIRQYAPTTVRHLDDTISVPYTQLCWRCAGHGHPDHIASARLVREAMLRVPGNYAEAGYIDYPSQERASNLDPAEIAGKSVIFQHYAWNDYHYCAGPSGCKEPAGPAAAWVQRAYYVSRQDITPQLYADGRGGLVVFAAGETNAAVNRWDSGQRRWQSLGGRTNGPLVSYTHADGTAGLMARDPLGGVWANKQRHDGTWQGWQALGGMRVAQIPVVAPQGDAAAVALGYDDQLHWIAPSGIDGSWGSWQALPALDGVTGSPAAARAADGRYVILAATSAGALYYTRQLPAAKGKAPAWQDWRRVPAPQAAGGLAAIRDHERRVELYFRQRGDNHLIRLVEAGDTSDTNMDWSEPADLGVPYIGRPAVGVDARGNVMLAILERPGGALWLVERGKPAKLDALAASPPAMSVIGDTVYIVARAAGAPQRYQVLSRHGGAWAANLTLDGVPASGGGPFKAVAARPADLPNLGAGGPNHAVVLRPSPDRPGTLAVERMPSQASRTAEPTSTN comes from the coding sequence ATGCCCGCAACGATGGCCTGGCCAATACGCGCCGCCCGCGCCCTGCTGTGCGCGCTGGCCTGCCTGCTGCCGCTGGCCGCGCCGGCCGCCCCGCCCACGCTGGCGCAATGCCATGGCATCAAGGACCTGGCCTTTGTCGCGCACCTGGACGACGACCTGCTGTTCATGAACCCGGATATCGCCTCGAACATCGAGGCGGGCGGCTGCGTGCGGCTGGTCTACCTGACCGCCAGCGACGCCGGCGAGGGCGACGGCTACATGCTGGGCCGCGAGCGCGGCGTGCGCGCGGCCTATGCCTACATGGCGCATCAGCCCGATGAATGGAAGGAAGACACGGCCGTGGCCGGCGGGCACACGATCGCGCGTTTCACGCTCAAGGGCAACCCGCGCGTGCAGCTGTGGCACATGCGCCTGAAGGATCCCTGGCTGGGCCAGGGCTGGGGCAGCCTGACGCCGCTGAGCCGCGTCGAGTCCGAGCCCGGCCAGAGCGCCGACACGCTGGGCCCGCATGCCGAACGCTACACCCGCCCCGATCTGGTCGACACGCTGGCCGACCTGATCCGCCAGTACGCGCCGACCACGGTGCGCCACCTGGACGACACCATCAGCGTGCCCTACACGCAGCTGTGCTGGCGCTGCGCGGGACACGGCCATCCCGACCATATCGCCAGCGCGCGGCTGGTGCGCGAGGCCATGCTGCGCGTGCCCGGCAATTACGCCGAGGCCGGCTATATCGACTACCCCAGCCAGGAACGCGCCAGCAACCTGGACCCGGCCGAGATCGCCGGCAAGTCGGTGATCTTCCAGCACTACGCCTGGAACGACTACCACTACTGCGCCGGCCCCAGCGGCTGCAAGGAGCCGGCCGGCCCGGCCGCCGCCTGGGTGCAGCGCGCCTATTACGTATCGCGCCAGGACATCACGCCGCAGCTTTACGCCGACGGGCGCGGCGGGCTGGTGGTGTTCGCCGCCGGCGAGACCAATGCGGCCGTCAATCGCTGGGACTCGGGCCAGCGCCGCTGGCAGAGCCTGGGCGGCCGCACCAACGGGCCGCTGGTCAGCTATACCCATGCCGACGGCACGGCGGGCCTGATGGCGCGCGATCCGCTGGGCGGCGTGTGGGCCAACAAGCAGCGCCATGACGGCACCTGGCAAGGCTGGCAGGCGCTGGGCGGCATGCGCGTGGCGCAGATTCCGGTGGTGGCGCCGCAGGGCGACGCGGCCGCCGTGGCGCTGGGCTACGACGACCAACTGCACTGGATCGCGCCGTCGGGCATCGACGGCAGCTGGGGTTCGTGGCAGGCCCTGCCGGCGCTGGACGGCGTGACCGGCTCGCCGGCCGCGGCGCGCGCCGCCGACGGGCGCTATGTGATCCTGGCCGCCACCTCGGCGGGCGCGCTGTACTACACGCGCCAACTGCCGGCCGCCAAGGGCAAGGCGCCCGCGTGGCAGGACTGGCGGCGCGTGCCGGCGCCGCAGGCGGCGGGCGGGCTGGCGGCGATCCGCGACCATGAGCGGCGCGTCGAGCTGTATTTCCGGCAGCGTGGCGACAATCATCTGATCCGGCTGGTGGAGGCCGGCGACACCAGCGATACGAACATGGACTGGAGCGAGCCGGCCGACCTGGGCGTGCCGTATATCGGCCGCCCGGCCGTGGGCGTGGACGCGCGGGGCAATGTCATGCTGGCGATTCTGGAACGACCCGGGGGCGCGCTCTGGCTGGTCGAGCGCGGCAAGCCGGCGAAGCTGGACGCCCTGGCCGCATCGCCGCCCGCGATGAGCGTGATCGGCGACACGGTGTACATCGTCGCCCGCGCCGCCGGCGCGCCGCAGCGTTACCAGGTGCTGTCGCGCCACGGCGGCGCGTGGGCGGCCAACCTGACGCTGGACGGCGTGCCCGCCAGCGGCGGCGGCCCTTTCAAGGCCGTGGCGGCGCGGCCGGCCGACCTGCCCAACCTGGGCGCGGGCGGGCCGAACCATGCGGTGGTGCTGCGCCCTTCCCCGGACCGCCCCGGCACGCTGGCCGTCGAGCGCATGCCCAGCCAGGCCTCGCGCACGGCCGAACCCACTTCCACCAACTGA
- a CDS encoding PaaI family thioesterase, whose protein sequence is MLRPGITLDNFLERQRGTLPDTYGVRPLALSEGRMSMEMTVAPWMMAPNGYLHAASLVMLADTCAGYATMAHLPEGAKGFTTLELKSNFLGTAREGVLSVEAIADHMGRTTQIWSANVIDATGRKLALFRCSQVILW, encoded by the coding sequence ATGCTTCGTCCCGGAATCACCCTGGATAATTTCCTCGAACGCCAGCGCGGCACGCTGCCCGACACCTATGGCGTGCGGCCGCTGGCCCTGTCCGAAGGACGCATGAGCATGGAAATGACCGTCGCGCCCTGGATGATGGCGCCCAACGGCTACCTGCACGCCGCCAGCCTGGTCATGCTGGCCGACACCTGCGCCGGCTACGCCACCATGGCGCACCTGCCCGAAGGCGCCAAGGGCTTCACCACGCTGGAACTGAAATCCAACTTCCTTGGCACCGCCCGCGAAGGCGTGCTGAGCGTGGAAGCCATCGCCGACCACATGGGCCGCACCACGCAAATTTGGTCCGCCAACGTGATCGACGCCACCGGCCGCAAGCTGGCGCTGTTCCGCTGCTCGCAGGTCATACTCTGGTGA
- a CDS encoding DUF695 domain-containing protein, giving the protein MSSIFPGDLWSVGEARIDGLSVIVRFRTGLPSAPTRQANDNLIIISWPYQGVESGMPNEEDKQHTNNFEEAIEKGFEDSPIGVQVACLTGNHQKEWRYYTHDVEAFLDAFNACLAGHPAYPLQLRTYKDPDWNALSGLQPEGSDQLH; this is encoded by the coding sequence ATGAGCAGCATTTTTCCAGGCGATCTGTGGTCGGTGGGCGAAGCCCGGATCGACGGCCTGTCGGTCATCGTTCGTTTTCGTACCGGGCTGCCGTCGGCCCCCACGCGTCAGGCCAATGACAACCTGATCATCATCTCCTGGCCGTACCAGGGCGTCGAATCCGGCATGCCCAATGAGGAAGACAAGCAGCACACCAACAATTTCGAAGAGGCCATCGAAAAGGGCTTCGAGGACTCCCCCATCGGCGTGCAGGTGGCGTGCCTGACCGGCAATCACCAAAAGGAATGGCGTTACTACACCCACGACGTCGAGGCGTTCCTGGATGCGTTCAACGCCTGCCTGGCGGGCCATCCGGCCTATCCCCTGCAGCTGCGCACGTACAAGGATCCCGACTGGAACGCCCTGTCGGGATTGCAGCCCGAAGGCTCAGACCAGCTTCATTGA